Proteins encoded in a region of the Methylobacterium radiotolerans JCM 2831 genome:
- a CDS encoding putative bifunctional diguanylate cyclase/phosphodiesterase — MRPDPLPARPPLRDAGFPIPPGQGAARDPLVPYLDAARQGLLMIDRAGTVVAASAPARRLLESLTVAPRIGAAALPLLRALRDGSAPARHATLRALRGALARRQPALFEVRRRAHTVQVELHPLAEGGWVVTLEDVSTRKATEARADAMARLDPLTGLPNRLLLRERLAAALERLARPGEGFALLLIDLDRFKPVNDTLGHPIGDALLATVADRLRSTVQATDTVARIGGDEFVILQAGIRDAAGTQALARRVVDLIGRTYMVEGHLLTIGASVGVALAPADGTDADRLLKNADLALYRAKLDGRGTYRFFEPEMDARMQARRKLELDMRQALARREFQLHYQPQMQLASGTLIGCEALIRWRHPDRGLVSPLDFIPLAEEIGLIVPIGEWVVRQACRDAVTWPDPMSVAVNVSPAQFKSDRLVETIISALAGSGLPARRLEVEITEGVLLQENDRTLQTLHRLRELGVRVSMDDFGTGYSSLSYLRSFPFDKIKIDRSFVKDLTSKPDGEAIIRAIAGLGRSLGMTTVAEGVETSEQMQRIRFEGCTDVQGYLISKPVPAEDLRQVFAAFPQA, encoded by the coding sequence ATGCGCCCGGATCCCCTGCCCGCCCGCCCGCCGCTCCGGGACGCGGGGTTCCCGATCCCGCCCGGGCAGGGCGCGGCGCGCGACCCCCTGGTTCCCTATCTCGACGCGGCCCGGCAGGGCCTCCTGATGATCGACCGGGCCGGGACGGTCGTGGCGGCGAGCGCGCCGGCGCGGCGGCTCCTGGAGAGCCTGACGGTCGCGCCGAGGATCGGTGCCGCCGCGCTGCCGCTGCTGCGGGCCCTGCGGGACGGGAGCGCCCCGGCGCGGCACGCGACCCTGCGGGCCCTGCGCGGCGCGCTGGCCCGGCGGCAGCCCGCCCTGTTCGAGGTGCGGCGCCGGGCACACACGGTCCAGGTCGAGCTCCACCCTCTCGCGGAGGGCGGCTGGGTCGTCACCCTGGAGGACGTCAGCACCCGGAAGGCCACCGAGGCCCGGGCCGACGCGATGGCGCGGCTCGACCCGCTCACCGGCCTGCCGAACCGCCTGCTCCTGCGCGAGCGCCTCGCCGCAGCGCTGGAGCGGCTCGCGCGCCCGGGCGAGGGCTTCGCCCTGCTGCTCATCGACCTCGACCGGTTCAAGCCGGTCAACGACACCCTCGGCCACCCGATCGGGGACGCGCTGCTGGCGACGGTCGCCGACCGCCTGCGCTCGACGGTGCAGGCCACCGACACGGTGGCGCGGATCGGCGGCGACGAGTTCGTCATCCTGCAGGCCGGGATCCGCGACGCGGCCGGCACGCAGGCGCTCGCCCGCCGCGTCGTCGACCTGATCGGCCGGACCTACATGGTGGAGGGCCATCTCCTGACGATCGGCGCCAGCGTCGGCGTGGCGCTCGCCCCCGCGGACGGGACCGACGCCGACCGGCTCCTGAAGAACGCCGACCTCGCCCTCTACCGGGCCAAGCTCGACGGCCGCGGCACCTACCGGTTCTTCGAGCCGGAGATGGATGCCCGCATGCAGGCGCGCCGGAAGCTCGAGCTCGACATGCGCCAGGCGCTGGCCCGGCGGGAATTCCAGCTGCACTACCAGCCGCAGATGCAGCTCGCGAGCGGCACGCTGATCGGCTGCGAGGCCCTGATCCGGTGGCGCCATCCCGACCGCGGCCTGGTCTCGCCCCTCGACTTCATCCCGCTGGCCGAGGAGATCGGCCTCATCGTCCCGATCGGCGAGTGGGTCGTCCGGCAGGCCTGCCGCGACGCCGTGACCTGGCCGGACCCCATGTCGGTGGCGGTCAACGTCTCGCCCGCCCAGTTCAAGAGCGACCGCCTCGTGGAGACGATCATCTCGGCCCTGGCGGGTTCGGGGCTGCCGGCGCGGCGGCTCGAGGTCGAGATCACCGAGGGCGTGCTGCTGCAGGAGAACGACCGGACGCTCCAGACCCTGCACCGGCTGCGGGAGCTCGGCGTTCGCGTCTCCATGGACGATTTCGGCACCGGCTACTCGTCGCTCAGCTACCTGCGCTCGTTCCCCTTCGACAAGATCAAGATCGACCGGTCCTTCGTGAAGGATCTGACCAGCAAGCCCGACGGCGAGGCGATCATCCGGGCCATCGCGGGGCTGGGGAGGAGCCTCGGCATGACCACCGTCGCGGAGGGCGTCGAGACGTCCGAACAGATGCAGCGCATCCGGTTCGAGGGCTGCACCGACGTGCAGGGCTACCTGATCAGCAAGCCCGTTCCCGCCGAGGACCTGCGCCAGGTCTTCGCCGCCTTCCCGCAGGCCTGA
- a CDS encoding cytochrome b produces the protein MTETARFNRPARLLHWTMAALILAMLLTGAAMVTSLADYSTLVALHRPLGILILLLAGLRLANRWRHAPPPLPANLPVWQRRAAHGSHILLYGLMLAMPLIGWAMLSAARYPVILAGPVVLPPILPQDPMLYAALRRLHTVLAYGLFAVILAHLAAALLHALIRRDGVFASMAPWRSRPAGTAAPPKRRSRSLESLIRSP, from the coding sequence GTGACGGAGACCGCCCGCTTCAACCGGCCCGCGCGCCTGCTCCACTGGACCATGGCGGCGCTGATCCTGGCGATGCTGCTCACCGGCGCCGCCATGGTGACCTCGCTCGCCGATTACAGCACCCTCGTGGCCCTGCACCGGCCGCTCGGGATCCTGATCCTGCTGCTCGCCGGGCTTCGACTGGCGAATCGCTGGCGCCACGCGCCGCCGCCGCTGCCGGCGAATCTTCCGGTCTGGCAGAGGCGCGCGGCCCACGGCTCGCACATCCTCCTCTACGGCCTCATGCTGGCCATGCCGCTGATCGGCTGGGCGATGCTGTCGGCGGCGCGCTATCCCGTGATCCTCGCCGGCCCGGTGGTCCTGCCGCCGATCCTGCCGCAGGACCCGATGCTGTACGCGGCCCTGCGCCGGCTCCACACCGTGCTGGCCTACGGGCTGTTCGCCGTGATCCTCGCGCATCTGGCGGCGGCGCTGCTGCACGCGCTGATCCGCCGGGACGGGGTCTTCGCCAGCATGGCGCCCTGGCGGTCGAGGCCGGCCGGGACGGCCGCGCCCCCGAAACGGCGCTCTCGTTCTCTTGAAAGTCTGATCCGTTCTCCATAA
- a CDS encoding BLUF domain-containing protein, producing the protein MSDLYRLVYASKNLLQGPEPEAMAAVRQILDASRRNNAALDVTGALMFNAGAFAQVLEGPRQGVEATFERIQRDLRHDDVTVLQCGPAESRGFANWSMAFVGASRSGQARFSGLATESGFDLARLDGDRVFAMLHGLVLEEEGVPAAETVAAAPVPPETVPEPRAASGLDVAQVRAEIARLRPEPAPPVAAPPLAPPPAAQDRTPPVEPAPRRPTGTRGATEAALSVLKAALASERQRTTDLRVEIDTLRVALAASEDRLGALRDERDLWAGRAGLLARALAQEADAVCAAAPAEAGDRPPARHGTRAA; encoded by the coding sequence ATGAGCGACCTCTACCGCCTCGTCTACGCCAGCAAGAACCTGCTCCAGGGCCCGGAGCCGGAGGCGATGGCCGCGGTCCGGCAGATCCTGGACGCGTCCCGGCGGAACAACGCCGCGCTGGACGTGACCGGCGCCCTGATGTTCAACGCGGGCGCCTTCGCGCAGGTGCTGGAGGGCCCGCGGCAGGGCGTCGAGGCGACCTTCGAGCGGATCCAGCGCGACCTGCGGCACGACGACGTCACGGTCCTGCAGTGCGGCCCGGCCGAGAGCCGCGGCTTCGCGAACTGGTCGATGGCGTTCGTGGGCGCGTCGCGCAGCGGTCAGGCCCGTTTCAGCGGCCTCGCGACCGAGAGCGGGTTCGACCTCGCGCGGCTCGACGGCGACCGGGTCTTCGCCATGCTGCACGGCCTCGTTCTCGAGGAGGAGGGCGTCCCGGCCGCCGAGACCGTCGCCGCCGCACCCGTCCCTCCGGAGACCGTCCCCGAGCCGCGCGCGGCGTCCGGGCTCGACGTCGCGCAGGTGCGCGCCGAGATCGCGCGGCTGCGCCCGGAACCCGCGCCGCCGGTCGCCGCGCCGCCTCTCGCGCCGCCGCCTGCCGCCCAGGACCGGACGCCGCCGGTCGAGCCGGCCCCGCGCCGGCCGACCGGGACGCGCGGCGCGACCGAGGCCGCCCTCAGCGTGCTCAAGGCGGCGCTGGCGAGCGAGCGGCAGCGCACGACCGACCTGCGGGTGGAGATCGACACCCTGCGCGTCGCGCTGGCCGCCTCCGAGGACCGCCTCGGGGCGCTGCGCGACGAGAGGGACCTGTGGGCCGGGCGGGCCGGCCTGCTCGCCCGCGCCCTGGCGCAGGAGGCCGACGCTGTGTGCGCCGCCGCACCGGCCGAGGCGGGCGACCGGCCCCCGGCGCGTCACGGGACCCGCGCCGCCTGA
- the metB gene encoding cystathionine gamma-synthase produces the protein MSEGLAARTVAAANGVAQDAAFGAVIAPIHLSTTFKFPAFEQPGPYDYSRLGNPTRDALADTIAKLEGGARAVLVASGMAALDLALSSLRPGDLLVAPHDCYGGTHRLLSFRAERGHYRVAFVDQTDPDALAAALAQGPKVVLIETPSNPLMRVVDVRRITADAKAAGALAVVDNTFLSPALQQPIALGADLVVHSTTKFLNGHSDVIGGVVIAADKAVGEDLAAWANTIGVTGSPLDAYLTLRGLRTLFVRVEQQQRNAAALAAFLDAHPAVARVHYPGLPTHPGHALAKAQQAGFGAMLSFELAGGRAAVKTFVEALRVFTLAESLGGVESLIAHPPTMTHAAMDLEARAIAGITDGLLRLSVGLEAEADLLADLSRAFQALDG, from the coding sequence ATGTCAGAGGGATTAGCGGCGCGTACCGTCGCGGCGGCCAACGGCGTGGCCCAGGACGCGGCCTTCGGCGCGGTGATCGCGCCGATCCACCTGTCGACGACCTTCAAGTTCCCGGCCTTCGAGCAGCCCGGCCCCTACGATTACTCGCGCCTGGGCAACCCGACCCGGGACGCGCTGGCCGACACGATCGCCAAGCTCGAGGGCGGCGCCCGCGCCGTCCTGGTGGCGAGCGGCATGGCGGCCCTCGACCTCGCCCTGTCGAGCCTGCGGCCCGGCGATCTCTTGGTCGCGCCGCACGATTGCTACGGCGGGACGCACCGCCTGCTCAGCTTCCGCGCGGAGCGGGGCCATTACCGCGTCGCCTTCGTCGACCAGACCGATCCGGACGCGCTGGCGGCGGCCCTGGCCCAGGGGCCGAAGGTCGTGCTGATCGAGACGCCCAGCAACCCGCTGATGCGCGTGGTCGATGTCCGGCGCATCACCGCAGACGCGAAGGCGGCCGGCGCGCTGGCTGTGGTGGACAACACCTTCCTGTCGCCCGCCCTGCAGCAGCCGATCGCCCTCGGGGCGGATCTGGTCGTCCATTCCACCACCAAGTTCCTGAACGGCCATTCCGACGTGATCGGCGGGGTGGTGATCGCCGCCGACAAGGCGGTGGGCGAGGACCTCGCCGCCTGGGCGAACACGATCGGCGTCACCGGCTCGCCCCTCGACGCCTACCTGACGCTCCGGGGCCTGCGCACCCTGTTCGTGCGGGTGGAGCAGCAGCAGCGCAACGCCGCCGCCCTGGCGGCTTTTCTGGATGCCCATCCGGCGGTGGCCCGGGTGCATTATCCCGGCCTGCCCACGCATCCGGGGCACGCCCTGGCCAAGGCGCAGCAGGCAGGCTTCGGGGCGATGCTGAGCTTCGAGCTGGCCGGCGGCCGCGCGGCGGTGAAGACCTTCGTCGAGGCCCTGCGGGTGTTCACGCTGGCCGAGTCGCTCGGCGGCGTCGAGAGCCTGATCGCCCATCCGCCGACCATGACGCACGCGGCGATGGACCTGGAGGCGCGCGCCATCGCGGGCATCACCGACGGGCTGCTGCGCCTGTCGGTCGGCCTGGAGGCGGAGGCCGACCTGCTGGCCGACCTGTCGCGGGCCTTCCAGGCCCTGGACGGCTGA
- a CDS encoding catalase family peroxidase, whose product MTLLHDLTGAPPGMTGRALLLRLSAIGAVLAGTAGTFAYAGGWLSPGLLTPARIIDRFEQVNGPHPGFRRNHAKGMCVAGRFTGSGAGARLSKAGVFAAGRVTPVEGRVALAGGQPYAADAAATVRSLALRFRLPDGEEWRTGMNNIPVFPVRTPEAFYAQLLAARPDPATGKPDPERLKAFFADHPESAKAAALIKARTVTAGFADSTYWSLNAFRFVAADGGTRPVRWALVPDPVPAVDAAPGDRNALFDAFAAQLAQNPRHWHLIVTLGQAGDPTADATLPWPADRATVDVGTLTLTAATPEAASTCRDINFDPLVLPDGIAPSDDPLLSARSAAYAQSVTRRAGETKTPSAVTGAAIHGAAL is encoded by the coding sequence ATGACGCTGCTGCACGACCTCACGGGCGCGCCCCCCGGCATGACCGGGCGCGCGCTGCTCCTGCGCCTGTCCGCCATCGGCGCGGTGCTGGCCGGGACCGCCGGCACCTTCGCGTATGCCGGCGGCTGGCTCTCGCCCGGCCTGCTCACGCCGGCCCGGATCATCGACCGTTTCGAGCAGGTGAACGGGCCGCATCCCGGCTTCCGGCGCAATCACGCCAAGGGGATGTGCGTCGCGGGCCGCTTCACGGGCAGCGGCGCGGGCGCGCGCCTGTCGAAGGCGGGCGTGTTCGCTGCGGGACGCGTGACGCCGGTCGAGGGGCGGGTGGCGCTGGCCGGCGGACAGCCCTACGCGGCCGACGCCGCCGCCACCGTGCGCAGCCTCGCCCTGCGCTTCCGGCTGCCGGACGGCGAGGAGTGGCGCACCGGCATGAACAACATCCCGGTCTTTCCGGTGCGCACGCCCGAGGCCTTCTACGCGCAGCTCCTCGCGGCCAGGCCCGATCCCGCCACCGGCAAGCCGGATCCGGAGCGCCTGAAGGCCTTCTTCGCGGACCATCCGGAGAGCGCGAAGGCCGCCGCGCTGATCAAGGCCCGGACCGTGACCGCGGGCTTCGCCGACAGCACCTACTGGAGCCTGAACGCCTTCCGGTTCGTCGCCGCGGACGGCGGCACCCGGCCGGTGCGCTGGGCCCTCGTCCCCGACCCGGTGCCGGCGGTCGACGCCGCGCCGGGCGACCGGAACGCCCTGTTCGACGCGTTCGCCGCGCAGCTCGCGCAGAACCCGCGGCACTGGCACCTGATCGTCACGCTCGGCCAGGCCGGCGACCCCACCGCCGACGCGACGCTGCCCTGGCCCGCCGACCGCGCGACGGTGGATGTCGGCACCCTGACCCTCACGGCGGCGACGCCGGAGGCCGCCTCCACCTGCCGGGACATCAACTTCGATCCGCTGGTGCTGCCGGACGGCATCGCGCCGAGCGACGACCCGCTGCTGAGCGCCCGGTCGGCGGCCTACGCGCAATCCGTCACCCGCCGCGCCGGCGAGACCAAGACGCCGAGCGCCGTGACCGGGGCCGCCATCCACGGAGCCGCCCTGTGA